A single window of uncultured Pseudodesulfovibrio sp. DNA harbors:
- a CDS encoding efflux RND transporter periplasmic adaptor subunit: MHIYKSCSRFFLAGLPFLLTGMFLLGGCGSEATTEAAVPGSGLVQAAEAEAQSQTPPPRSTETFVAQSAARRSALTGFTRARNSMTLVTEESGRVQSVTADVGDTLGANGLFAQLDTTFIHLDLDTNRTDQQRLKSDLVYNKKEKERYEALVKNQNAAQSTLDSNVRAHQAALQQLRAKQVEERVLIERMKRFSLTGPSGWKVITRYVEPGEWITKGEKVAELGRYDVLLVPFALTSEEYRALKDMGETISLRLTDLNSTIQAQVERVSPGFDPQSRKINVDLEISKGDIEFRGGIRCELVIELPDPGGAVEVPSSALIKAYEEHFLMTPDGERVRVVLLGSADGDKRRVSSPDVQPGDMFLLHP, translated from the coding sequence ATGCACATATATAAATCATGCTCAAGATTTTTTCTCGCAGGACTTCCCTTTTTGTTGACGGGAATGTTTCTACTTGGCGGCTGTGGCAGCGAGGCCACGACAGAGGCCGCAGTTCCAGGGAGCGGGCTTGTTCAGGCCGCGGAAGCAGAAGCTCAGAGTCAGACTCCTCCTCCGAGATCTACGGAGACATTCGTGGCACAGTCTGCCGCCCGTCGATCTGCGTTGACCGGTTTTACACGAGCTAGAAATTCTATGACCCTAGTTACCGAGGAATCCGGCCGAGTGCAGAGCGTTACGGCTGACGTGGGTGACACGTTGGGTGCAAATGGTCTTTTCGCGCAGTTGGATACGACATTTATTCATTTGGATTTGGATACCAATCGGACTGATCAACAACGTCTGAAAAGTGATCTCGTTTATAACAAAAAGGAAAAAGAGCGGTACGAGGCTCTGGTCAAGAATCAGAATGCGGCTCAGTCCACTCTCGATTCTAACGTGCGGGCCCATCAGGCCGCCCTGCAACAACTTCGCGCAAAACAGGTGGAAGAACGTGTGCTCATTGAGCGCATGAAACGGTTTTCTCTGACCGGCCCGTCGGGTTGGAAGGTCATTACCCGGTATGTTGAACCCGGCGAATGGATCACCAAAGGCGAAAAGGTTGCAGAATTGGGACGATATGATGTCCTCCTTGTCCCCTTTGCCTTGACTAGTGAAGAATATCGAGCGCTGAAAGATATGGGTGAGACGATTTCGCTCCGGCTCACAGATTTGAACAGCACAATTCAGGCGCAGGTCGAACGGGTATCCCCCGGCTTTGATCCTCAGTCGCGTAAAATCAATGTGGATTTGGAAATATCCAAGGGTGATATTGAATTCCGTGGCGGTATCCGGTGCGAGTTGGTCATAGAATTGCCAGACCCCGGTGGCGCTGTCGAGGTGCCCTCCTCCGCGCTTATCAAGGCGTATGAAGAGCATTTTCTCATGACCCCGGACGGTGAACGGGTGCGAGTTGTCCTGCTCGGTTCTGCAGATGGCGACAAGCGACGTGTTTCAAGCCCTGATGTACAGCCCGGCGATATGTTTTTGCTCCATCCATAG
- a CDS encoding TetR/AcrR family transcriptional regulator has protein sequence MSTKNRREREREKMRRRILDAAKDLFVKEGFENVSMRRIAGVIEYSPGAIYRYFKNKREILSVLREEGFARYVERQHEGMKRYPDPMDRMRSGGKSYIQFALSEPEYYHLMFSTNCDQVDLDGEWAASSMHSYTHFRNTAQECIDTGYFGSVDVDTLVFALWSGVHGLAHLVSTGQVDVLHDGVDMDMLMDRILDFWMRPGKKEK, from the coding sequence ATGAGTACGAAAAACAGGCGTGAGCGAGAAAGGGAAAAGATGCGTCGTCGCATTCTGGATGCGGCCAAGGATCTTTTTGTAAAGGAAGGATTCGAAAATGTATCCATGAGGCGGATTGCCGGTGTGATTGAGTATAGTCCCGGTGCTATTTATCGATATTTCAAGAATAAACGTGAAATCTTATCGGTGCTTCGAGAAGAAGGTTTTGCACGATATGTCGAGCGGCAGCATGAAGGGATGAAGCGCTACCCTGACCCCATGGATCGTATGCGTAGCGGGGGTAAAAGTTATATTCAATTCGCATTGAGTGAGCCTGAATATTATCATCTCATGTTCAGCACCAATTGTGATCAGGTTGATCTCGATGGCGAATGGGCAGCCAGTTCCATGCATTCATACACGCATTTTCGCAATACGGCACAAGAATGTATCGATACCGGGTATTTTGGCTCCGTGGATGTCGATACTCTTGTTTTTGCTTTGTGGTCCGGTGTTCATGGATTGGCGCATCTTGTCAGTACTGGTCAAGTCGACGTGCTCCATGATGGTGTAGATATGGATATGTTGATGGACCGTATTCTCGATTTTTGGATGCGTCCCGGAAAAAAGGAAAAATGA
- a CDS encoding DUF2867 domain-containing protein translates to MNDERLSHVASLAEFMRSADHIDVKSGEGEAALLEFVAGVLSYQPAWMRALWRVRVWLLKSLGQGKQEIPDKKRFTVESIPFSPGEKADFFTVVESDRETYWVAEGKEKHLDAIIGVVAENLDDETDRRRFHVATVVKYNNSAGPIYFNIIRPFHHIVVRCAMKSVLH, encoded by the coding sequence ATGAATGACGAACGGTTGTCACATGTCGCTTCTTTGGCAGAGTTCATGAGGAGTGCAGACCATATCGATGTAAAATCAGGTGAAGGCGAAGCTGCGCTACTTGAATTTGTGGCTGGTGTTTTATCCTATCAACCGGCTTGGATGCGAGCCTTGTGGAGAGTGCGTGTTTGGCTTTTGAAGTCCCTTGGACAAGGGAAACAGGAAATACCGGACAAAAAACGGTTTACTGTAGAATCGATTCCTTTCTCCCCCGGAGAAAAGGCAGACTTTTTTACTGTCGTGGAATCTGACCGCGAAACATATTGGGTTGCGGAAGGTAAGGAAAAGCATCTGGATGCAATCATCGGGGTTGTTGCTGAAAATTTGGACGATGAAACGGATAGACGCCGATTTCATGTCGCAACAGTGGTCAAATATAACAATTCAGCCGGTCCTATTTATTTCAATATAATACGTCCATTTCACCATATAGTTGTCCGTTGCGCCATGAAGTCCGTATTGCATTGA
- a CDS encoding TetR/AcrR family transcriptional regulator, producing the protein MTKMTLRDQRKLDLREKILQAARAQFIELGFEKTTMRGLAEVAGVGLGTISLHFKDKNTLLLSVFYDEINEVSLEAVESVPVDGSLKEQFLSITGSLYRYYRANIVFLQSVAKEAVFATGEWKERFNGQVKDVMVRFKILVDAAKERGEIRRNVDALALGSVCWSLYLTGLIQGLTSETFDPEIQMAGVEPLLDVVFDGVLVRRSYE; encoded by the coding sequence ATGACAAAAATGACTCTGCGTGATCAACGGAAACTCGATCTTAGGGAGAAGATTCTGCAAGCCGCTCGTGCCCAATTTATAGAATTGGGTTTTGAGAAAACGACCATGCGTGGTCTTGCAGAAGTTGCCGGGGTAGGTCTTGGAACGATTTCTCTTCACTTCAAGGATAAGAACACCCTGCTTCTGTCTGTCTTTTATGACGAGATTAATGAAGTCTCACTGGAGGCCGTCGAGTCCGTCCCGGTTGACGGTTCTCTGAAGGAGCAATTCCTTTCAATAACTGGGTCTTTATATCGATATTACAGAGCAAACATTGTTTTCCTTCAGTCGGTGGCCAAGGAGGCGGTGTTTGCAACAGGCGAGTGGAAAGAGAGGTTCAATGGCCAAGTTAAGGATGTAATGGTCCGGTTTAAAATTCTTGTGGATGCAGCCAAAGAGCGAGGCGAAATTAGGCGCAACGTAGATGCATTGGCACTTGGTTCCGTGTGTTGGAGTCTTTATCTTACAGGTCTGATTCAAGGGTTGACCTCAGAAACATTTGATCCAGAGATTCAAATGGCTGGAGTAGAGCCGCTTTTGGATGTGGTTTTTGATGGTGTTCTTGTAAGGAGGAGTTATGAATGA
- a CDS encoding ABC transporter permease: protein MLLPLNFRIAVSSLSAHKLRAILAMMGVFLGALAFTGVQHVSKIMVKRAELETEKLGPNLYSVMAGQVRFTRSGSARLSGVTRNFTVQDAQALIDGVPSVLEGTPYVTQSMQVRGNGNAVNAVVLAAWPNYQDIRNFRPEYGRFFDWKEVEDRAMVCVLGQTIAKALFDDSANAVGQQIYLYRASFRVIGVMEAKGRDVSGTDQDEIMLVPITTYMRRASNQTWISGVFLRLSKDAGRDVVDGAVQSIMRQRHNIDPGEPDDFSAMSPKDAMKLQRQALELMTTLGGITSSISFGVGGLGILSIMILVVRARRVEIGVRRAVGGRRRDIIRQFLFESGLMAAVGGGFGVLATIVLVVVGCSLAGLPVVIEPTNLLITLVGSCLLGVVAGAYPAWQAANIEILDVLKS, encoded by the coding sequence ATGCTGCTTCCACTTAACTTTAGAATCGCCGTATCATCGCTTTCTGCACATAAGCTGCGTGCAATTTTGGCTATGATGGGTGTCTTCCTCGGTGCATTGGCTTTTACCGGTGTGCAGCATGTTTCAAAGATTATGGTTAAACGGGCTGAATTGGAGACTGAAAAACTTGGTCCCAATCTTTACTCCGTCATGGCCGGTCAGGTTCGTTTTACCAGAAGCGGTAGTGCTCGACTCTCTGGTGTCACCAGGAATTTTACGGTTCAGGATGCGCAGGCCTTGATAGATGGCGTTCCATCCGTTTTGGAGGGAACCCCCTATGTTACGCAATCAATGCAGGTGCGTGGTAATGGAAATGCGGTGAATGCCGTGGTTCTGGCGGCGTGGCCGAATTATCAGGATATCCGTAATTTCAGGCCGGAATATGGACGTTTTTTTGATTGGAAGGAAGTTGAGGATCGAGCCATGGTGTGTGTGTTGGGACAAACCATAGCCAAGGCTTTATTCGATGATTCTGCGAACGCTGTTGGGCAACAGATTTATCTTTATCGGGCAAGTTTTCGGGTTATAGGCGTGATGGAAGCGAAAGGGCGTGATGTCTCTGGAACGGATCAGGACGAAATTATGCTTGTTCCGATCACAACCTATATGCGTCGAGCCAGCAATCAGACATGGATAAGTGGCGTGTTCCTGAGGTTATCCAAAGATGCGGGCCGTGATGTGGTGGATGGTGCTGTACAGTCAATCATGCGCCAGCGTCACAACATTGATCCTGGAGAACCCGATGACTTCAGTGCCATGTCACCAAAGGATGCCATGAAATTACAAAGGCAGGCCTTGGAACTCATGACCACGTTGGGTGGTATCACCTCTTCAATCTCCTTTGGCGTCGGCGGTCTTGGTATTCTCTCAATTATGATTTTGGTGGTTCGGGCACGACGAGTCGAGATCGGCGTGCGTCGAGCGGTGGGTGGACGCCGACGCGATATCATCCGTCAGTTCCTTTTTGAGTCGGGACTCATGGCGGCCGTCGGCGGTGGATTTGGCGTACTTGCAACAATTGTTTTGGTTGTTGTCGGTTGCTCTCTTGCCGGACTGCCTGTGGTTATTGAACCTACCAATTTATTGATCACACTGGTTGGTTCCTGCCTGCTTGGTGTTGTTGCAGGGGCCTATCCTGCATGGCAGGCTGCCAATATTGAAATTCTTGACGTTTTGAAGTCATAA
- a CDS encoding DUF3431 domain-containing protein codes for MRDNVKVIIAKYNEDIGWVDALGYDYVVYDKSDNPARNTRHLDNIGREAHTYFTHIVSEYDQLATMNVFLQGDPFDHIDDRGRAAIKTLRNQLVDIVDRSTPFKGLAWFKLKCDRLGQPHDLRKPENEGRWSGWGKDIPVGEVFEQLFSAPMPKQIIARAPTGNFCVTGERIRTRPKAFYEYCLRMIEQDPLDENNTGHAFERLWQHIFNGNIAWNRSCYK; via the coding sequence ATGCGTGATAATGTCAAAGTGATCATAGCTAAGTATAATGAAGACATTGGTTGGGTCGATGCTTTGGGATATGATTACGTTGTGTACGACAAGAGTGATAATCCCGCCAGAAACACACGTCATCTCGATAATATCGGGCGAGAAGCGCATACCTATTTTACGCACATAGTAAGTGAATATGACCAGCTAGCCACTATGAATGTTTTTTTGCAGGGTGACCCTTTTGATCATATTGATGATCGAGGTCGTGCTGCTATCAAAACTCTGCGAAATCAGCTTGTAGACATTGTGGATCGCTCTACCCCCTTTAAAGGATTGGCGTGGTTTAAGCTCAAATGTGATCGATTAGGTCAGCCTCATGATTTGCGTAAGCCTGAGAATGAGGGGCGTTGGTCGGGTTGGGGTAAAGACATACCTGTAGGGGAAGTATTTGAGCAGTTGTTTTCCGCCCCAATGCCAAAGCAAATTATCGCTCGCGCTCCCACAGGCAATTTCTGTGTAACTGGTGAGCGTATCAGAACTCGACCCAAGGCTTTTTATGAATATTGTTTGCGGATGATCGAGCAAGACCCTCTTGATGAGAATAACACAGGGCATGCCTTTGAGCGGTTGTGGCAACATATATTTAATGGCAATATAGCGTGGAACAGATCCTGCTATAAATAG